CATATCTCCATTTTATTAAATTATATCACACCCTCAATCAAGCGAATAGAAATTCTTGAAACGAAACAAAAATATAAATTCAATTAATTTGCAGAAATAAATTTTTTCATTATAATTTAAATGGAGGTAAAAAATGAGTGTATGTGCATATGTACTGATTGAGGCAATGCCTTTAAAGTCAGGAAATATTGCTAAGAAAATTTTAGAGATAGATGGTGTAAAAAGTGCTTTTAGTGTCACAGGCCCATTTGATGTAATTGCTTTTGTGGAGAAAGAAGATTTGAATTCGCTGGGAAAGACAATAGCAAATGAAATACAATCGGTTGAAGGTATTGTAAGAACAACAACCTGTGTAGTAATGGAAATTTAAAACTTATTATTAGTCATTAAGCAAAGTAAAGTTAGTTCTTTTACCCTATGTGAAGTGAATTTTTTTATTATTAAGAATATTTGAAGGATTCCCTAAAATAACATTTGCCCTACAATTTATATTTTTTGGAAAAATGTAGGGTAAATCTCCAAGAAGCAAGGACTCATTATTAAGGTTGGATGTAAACATCCCTATTGAAACTTAGTTATTAAATCTATGGTATTTAAAGTTCTTTTAAGTCCGGGTTTTTCATTACAACTACGAAAGTAACGAGAGAATTGAAAACTTTCCATTCTCCTGCTGCATTAAAATCAAATGTCAAACCTGAAATCCTTTCTTTAAACATGAGGAAAGCTGGCTGAACGTTTGTTGTATATATCTTTTGGTCATATCATTTAACTTAATTTGCTTATCGAATATTTTTCTTGTTTCATATTACTTCGCGCAATTTACTAAATCTTTCAAATATATCTTTCCTTAAATCGTCTATATATTCATCTGGGCCGTTTTCTTTCTCTACCATAAGGCAGCCTTGGCTTGTCTTTCTTTCAAAATATTTGCTAAGATTTCGCGGTATTTCTTTGAAATAACCTTCTTTCTTATATAGCTCAACTTCCTTAAGAATAATCTCCCGGTCTGGTGCATATCTCAATATGAAATACATATAGTGCAAATCCTTAGCCTGTTTTTGTTTATCTTCTCTATCAATAAATGTGGCTGCCTTATGATATAAAAAAGCTGATGGCTTAGGGCAATTGATTTTGTAGCTCAGTTTCCTCTTTTTATCTTTAATATTAAGAGCGATTTGGTGTTTAAGAAGAAAATCAAATTTATCAATTTTATTGATATCAATCTGTCTGCCAACTAATTTTTCTATAATTTCTTCTTCTATTTCTTTAGGAGCGATAAAATCTATACGTATCTTTCCCTCTTTATACAAAATTACCGGATACAGTCTATCCATTTGAGGGTGGCGTTCTTTGTAATTCAAGGAAGAAAGCAACTCAAAAATCGTCCGCGGATAAACCTTTGGCTTGTTTATCCCTATACCAAAATCAATGTCAGTGGTGGTCACTGGTCTTATGGAAAGATTATTCCACAAAAAACGGGAATACACATAAGGTATCCATCCGCCAACCAAGGTTAAGTCATCAAGATAATCCTTAAGGTCTGTCAAGACTTCAAAAAATTTTGACTCAATGTATTCAAGTTCAGTCAAAATGTTTTCCTTTCTCTTCTAAAAGCTTCTTAAGATACTCAGCATGTTCTCTTCCACGCGGCTGGAAGTTATACAGGTCAAGATAAAGTTGCAGGTTGGAAACTACTATAAATCCTTTTATTTTTTGCCTATTAAAGAATACGCTGGTTTTATAATAGGGCTGAATTACATGAATGTTACCACCCCTTACCAGTTCTTTTAACTCCAATTTCTGCCTCAAAGCCAGAATATCCTTATCCCAATTCGCAAGTTTAAGATAAATAAATATCTCTTCTGTCTTTACAAAAGAGGTGATAAGATTAGCACCTGTATGTAGCGTTAGGGCATATTGACCTTCTTTTAAAAGATTTTTAATTTTCTTGAGGATATCTTTATCTGGACTATAGTAAGAATCAATTGTGTTTAAGTCGAACTGATAATCTTTTAACCAGTCGGCAATAAGCATATCTTTATTGGTAAGAAGCGTGTAGCTCTCAGGTCCCTTTTTGACTCTTTCCACATATCCCTTTTTTGCCATTGCTTCAAGGATTGCTTGAGCCATTCCTAAACTTACACCTTCAGAACCTGTAAAATCCCGTACCACCCATTCTCTTTTTGGGTCTTTAAGCATTTTTCTCGCTATAAGGGTAGCTTTGTCACCAAAAATATTTTTCATTTTTTGATTTCTTTCCATAATGTTTACCTTCCTTATATTGTTCACTAAATAGTGAACAATATATAATAAATGAACATTATTATCAAGCCATCTAAAATACTTTCTCACGCTTACGATTCACTCAACTAAATAATTTTATATGATATTATTAACATGATAAACTAAAAACATAAATTGTTAATAGAGAAGGCTAGATCTTCTAAAATATATTAAAAAGAATTTAAAATGAAAAAGGAAAGAATCCCTACGATGAAAGTGAAAAGAAGAATTATAGTGAAAAATGGAAAAATATTTGGAGTAAGTCAAAAATTAGACAAATTGATTAAAGAAATATCAAAAAAATTATAAAAAAGAAGTTCACTTTTATGATATTAGAAATTTTTATAATAAAGATCCTAATTTAATGGGTTTCCATATCGCAACTAAGAAAAATGATAATGGAAGAGAAATATATTTAAACCCAAAAAAGTATTTGGATCGTTTCCTGGATTTACTGGACAATCTTGGTCTGATTTTGTTGAGACAAGTTCAAAGGCAGCAAATTACATATTAGCTATTGAA
The sequence above is drawn from the Acidobacteriota bacterium genome and encodes:
- a CDS encoding Lrp/AsnC ligand binding domain-containing protein, whose amino-acid sequence is MSVCAYVLIEAMPLKSGNIAKKILEIDGVKSAFSVTGPFDVIAFVEKEDLNSLGKTIANEIQSVEGIVRTTTCVVMEI
- a CDS encoding type IV toxin-antitoxin system AbiEi family antitoxin, which translates into the protein MERNQKMKNIFGDKATLIARKMLKDPKREWVVRDFTGSEGVSLGMAQAILEAMAKKGYVERVKKGPESYTLLTNKDMLIADWLKDYQFDLNTIDSYYSPDKDILKKIKNLLKEGQYALTLHTGANLITSFVKTEEIFIYLKLANWDKDILALRQKLELKELVRGGNIHVIQPYYKTSVFFNRQKIKGFIVVSNLQLYLDLYNFQPRGREHAEYLKKLLEEKGKHFD
- a CDS encoding GSU2403 family nucleotidyltransferase fold protein, whose translation is MTELEYIESKFFEVLTDLKDYLDDLTLVGGWIPYVYSRFLWNNLSIRPVTTTDIDFGIGINKPKVYPRTIFELLSSLNYKERHPQMDRLYPVILYKEGKIRIDFIAPKEIEEEIIEKLVGRQIDINKIDKFDFLLKHQIALNIKDKKRKLSYKINCPKPSAFLYHKAATFIDREDKQKQAKDLHYMYFILRYAPDREIILKEVELYKKEGYFKEIPRNLSKYFERKTSQGCLMVEKENGPDEYIDDLRKDIFERFSKLREVI